In Zingiber officinale cultivar Zhangliang chromosome 9B, Zo_v1.1, whole genome shotgun sequence, the genomic window accgatcctagtgttcggttgaccgataaaCTTTGGTTCTTGCCAAACAGAGTTAGAATGAATGTTCCTACATAACAGAGTTGGAACAGTAATATATGAATAATaggatgcatgagtagtatttgatagtagaactgtcttaatcttaacttggaaacctttccaatttcttcagttggatcagtgacctaggaTTTGTTCCTCTCTGGAACACGACCTCATTGTCGCTCCTCCAATTTCATACCTCAACTTGCCTgccaaacattgatcctccagacctgtttggactttttctgctcagtgtctgatccctgatccactaagacttttcctgcaatactacattagccaatagaaataatagtaatacagaactatatggtaaaactaaacttagaattaCCGAGATTCGCTGGTTTGGTCGATcaccgatcaaccttgcttggagtttactcttccaaggcttcatgttacctaaggttacctcctcctagaattttctctgtctagcttcactcactagaacctaaggttacctccccctaaggttttctccacctggcttcactcaccaagactcagcatTGGATTGGCCCACCAGGGATTCAATATCAGGTCCTCCGGACCTATCAAATCCACTTGGCTTCAACGATCTATTGAGATTtttcttgcctagtcgcaactaggacttcccttacctaaccgtagttaggactagtcacttggttgacttctcacccttgcctagccgcaactaggacttcctttaatcaagctcatttaaacatatttatcggacattaaaaccttggagatcGAGTGCACCAACACTGACTACCCGCAATGTAGCTATGATACGTCCatttcattcattccttctttatGCATTATGTTAGAGGCTAGATATAGATATCAAGTTTACATATATTTCATACCATCATTTTTTCAGCAGGTATTACCACTAGCCGGCGAGTCCATATGCCTTATTGTTATATTTTAACTTCCTACTTAGCATCATTAGATATTGATGTCACCATAGGTGATGTCAGAGTCCTAAATGAGTTCAACATAGTAGCAGCTAGGAACCTGTCCTTAGTTGGTGTCCATATAGATGATCAAGGTGTCCTATCTTGGAGGAGAGAGACGCAGCATCAGTCTGACCTCACAACCCAGCCTCAACCCGACCCTGCTTCAGGAGAGGAGGCAGAGATACCTGATATCATTGCTGAGCTTTTTGGGCTACCCCCATCTCTAGCCCCTCCTACTTTAGACGATAGAGTTACAGGACTTGAGGCGTCCATGACGAGTCTTTGACAGGACGTTTCTAGTCTTCGACAGGAAGGGCAGACTCATTATACTGAGTTGATGGACATGTTATGATCTTGGGGTTTCGACCCCTCTTCCCCGTCATCTTAGGAGTTCATTTTCTGTTATGTTTTCCTGACTTATGTTAATGACTCTCACTTTAGTAACTAGATATTTTATTTCACTTATCACATTATGCTTGATATTTCTTATCTTCTCCTTTAGCTATTATATGTTTATTGTCTTAAATAAAGATATCATATTCAGGAGAGGATCTAATCATTCTATAATATTTTACTTatgtaatttttgaaaaatcttaacctagaaaatatcttgaaaaattattttgaattcatactcttaaaaatattttgaaaatatttcttacaTAAAATCCTTTTTGAAACATTTACTAAACTTTTGTTGAAAAATGTttgcctaaaaattatttttgaaaacattttttttctttgaaaattttttactactttgaaaatcttacttagaaaatatttttctataaatttctttttgacaattttttttggaaaaattttcttcaaacttactttgaaaattcttatacaaattttgaaaagtttgaaGAAACTCAGAAAAGTTtgaaaagttttctttaaaattgttttgaaaatattttttagaataatatttttctttaacaaattaatttgaaaaattttctgtaaaattactttgaaaatgttAAACTtaggatattttttaaaaatgtttttttgaaaatctttattagaatatttttttgCAAATATTTACTCTTAAAAATATTTGCAAATTATTTCAATCCTCTCCCTCAATCTAAGATATAAAAAGTGGTTATTTTCAATTATAGTTATGCATCAATGACTGGCTTTATATCTTATGATTGTCTTTCTattacattaattttttttaatgaatgctaaagggggagggtaagggttaatgtaaaaaaataacaaataaactTGATCaactaattcaaattcaaaactaaCTTAGATCGTTTGTTTGCATTTTGcatattatcttttaatattatttttttctctaactttaacccaaattgtcattgcatcaaaaaggaggagattattggtaATGATATAACTCAGAttttaatgaatgataagtggtttaaagttagagtattttgtGGTCTAATTTCTTTACTAAGTCCAGGTAGGTCCACGGGACCCGATAGCTGATACAAAGTCTAGATAGATCCGCGGGTCCTGATATTTGGCAGGAAGTTTGGTTGGGTCCGCAGGACCTAACAATCGACTGAAATCCagttgggtccgcgggacctgacaactagtAGGAAGGATctggtgggtcaaaggtaagTCAAGCGACTACAGTTGATAAGTGgaggtaaacaactagaggagagatccaatgaggacGCGTTCTTGGTTAAGGGAACTGTAGGCATcggtccagcttagatccatttgggaaacctaagatgagaccttaactagattttggtctcaagaagacaggatctaattactattaCTATCCtactatattgtgctaactttgttttataggatagatatatttttgttgccgaggactaactcttttttgcagggGAGAAGGCTAGAAAAAGGGTGtttgggtgcccggaagggatacAAGCACCCGGACCAGCCTCGCCCAAGCAACCGCCAGGCACCCGGGCAGTTCGAGCGCCCAGAGCTGATCTAGACGCTCAGACTATAAATTTCATCCCAAAGCTGAGTTAGAGCACGATGACTAGCTGAACCCGTGtcggaatgggcctatataaaggccttcgaccagcagcttcagaatAATATCTGCTACAAGTTTCATTCTTGTGTGTTGCTCTGAAAAGGCTCCGACGATACCGAAAAGCTATTCCAAAGTTCGAAGAACGAAAGATTTCAATTTCCTTTATGTTTTTCAATAACAATTAattttagttcttgtactcaatctATGTAACTCATTATTTGAACTGAtggtgattgcccaatgaaagtgatcGACGATCAAGAGCtttggaataggagtcgtcacagactccaaGCCAAGTAAAACTTAGTTTTGTTagcattgtctttatttttttttattccgtTGCATAACTTATTTTAACTCATGATTTTTGAGGAATGTTGTTCACCCCCCTCTAATGTCTCTACGATCCAACAGATTTCTCTTTTAGCTGATAATGTTAGAAGTGTTATGATTAAAAAATTTgaggcaaaatatttttcaataattcttgattgtactttggatataagtcatcaagaacaaatgaaTTTCATTGTACGATGTGTTAATATGTCATCTAAAAATGTGAAAATAGAAGAGTATTTTTTAGAGTTTCAAAAAGTTAATGGTACATCTGGTTTTGGACTTTTTAATGAATTACAAAATATGTTAAAATCACTTGAtcttagtattgaaaatattagaggtcaagATTACGTTAATGGTTCTAATATAAAAGGAAACCCCCAAGGAGTTCAAAAGAGGTTGCTTGAAATAAACCCAAGAGTGTTATACATGTCATGTgtttgtcatagtcttaatttgaCTCTTAATGATATCGTACATTCTTGTGTTAAAgtcgtttctttttttttttggagtagTCCAATGCATATATACATTGTTTTCAAGTTCTCCTAAAAGATGAAAAGTTTTACTTGATAATGTGAAAGGATTAACTGCTACATCTTTTTGAAATACACGTTGGGAAAGCCATATTAAAAGTGTTCAAGTGATTAGATTTCAGGCTAGTGAAGTGTGAAGTGTTTTATTAGAGTTATATAACATTTGTGATGATGTAAAGTCTAAGAGTGAAGCTGAAAGTATAGTTAACTCAATTAAaggttttgaatttttacttgatatggttatttggtatgatattttatttgctatAAACATGATAAGTAAGAAGTTACAATCAAAATCTATATGCATTGATTCTGCTATGAAACAATTAGATGGTGTAATATcatattttgaaaagtataggaaTGATGATTTTTCAATAAGTTTGTCTATTGCTAAAAGTCTTGCATCTAATATGAATATAGAGCTAATATTTTCAATGAAATGttgtatttttaaataaaataatttgatgaGAAAGAAGATGAAATTTCACTATCACCCAATCTTTTAgaattaattattttgtgattgttgtAAACATGACAATTTCTTCTTTGAAATGTAGATGTGATGAAATGAAAATATATTAAGTTTTTTGTTTGATTCGAAAATATTAAAATCATTGGATAATGATGAGTTGAGAAAATATTGTGTTAATATCTATTTTTACACATGACAATTTATTAGATGTTGAGTTAGATGCTTTGTTTATATAATTAACAATATTATAACTGACTTTACCAAATGAGATAATGTCGGTcgttgatattttttattttgtaaaaaatataaattgtTATCCTAATGTTGCAAATGCTTACAAAATATTATTGACTATGCTTGTTACCCTAGGATCAACTAAAagaaatttctcaaaatattATTGACTATGTTTGTTACCCTAGGATCAACAATGTTGTAAGAGAGATTGAATGGATTAGTaattttatctattgaaaaaAGATTTTAGAAAGAGTAATGATATGCAAAGGGAAAAAATCTTAGGAAAATATTCAGGGATAGACATATAAATTCATAACCCACCATTTTTATTTTTGTGGGCCTCATCACTTTATGTATCTATTCCTAGATTTTTCTCTGAGATTTTTGTCCTTTGCATATCATTTTTCTtctaaaaaatcttaaaattaataatattataaatgattttacatctagaaaaattagaagaagtcattgtgatttttattttattaaaaaaaatttatggtCTATTTTTATCGTTGTGCCCTAGGCCTCCTAAATGTTAAGATCGGGGCAGGACTCCCTCCCTCCACTCAAGGTGTCACTTGAACGAGGACAGATCCTCTGGACTGCTTTTTGTGGTCCAGTGGATGGTCCCTAAGCATTCATTGATGGGGATGAATGGTCCCCACCTGTTTTATAAGTGGGGGTTATGTATTCCACCAATGGATGGTTAGGGACCATCCCCTGGACCATAAAAAACGGTCCAGAGGATCCAGGCTCCACTTTAACCATtatcaaatatataataattttgattaatttaaatttatttatttttaacatattatataatattatagtatttttttattaaaaaaatattaagatgatttattattatttttaattttcaggCGAGGATAATTTCATTGGAACAGATACAGCTACTGAGAGAGGCAATGAACAATGTGAGCACATCGAATATAATCATCTTAATAAAATTTacactttttctttctttttgtttacTTGGATATCATAATTAAGATATCGTAGTTATGGTGTTTTCTATCGTTATGCTTCAGGAGACGAACGCGAGACCGACACAGCAAACCAGCAACAGAACGATTGCCTTGTTTAAGCCTGCAAAGTCCCGCCTTTGAAAGGAGAAACACGCGCTACATGGAAGAagacatttattatttattatgttAATTGAAGAACACtgttttttcttttagaataaataGTTGTtgcaataaagaaattttaaaagtaataataTGTTTTAATGGTGCTTTTGTGCAAAATAGATGAGAAACTTCTTGTCCATTGATATTGGACAATAATGAATATGTTATGTTGTTCACTCTTTCTGGCGATTGGAACCTCGACTAAATTGAGAATTATCCTCTCCAGAGTTACAGTGTTTCAACTCTTAACTCACTTATGAACTTATTTTTGTAGTTTGGTTTGGTCACCAAAGTCATCTCCTGTTAGGATATTCAGATCCTTATCCCTCAATGCACCGAGCTCTTGATTTATTTCACGTGTCATCCTTCCTGTTCCTGTTCCACCTACATAGTACAACTTCTTCCAATTATTATTAACGCTAAACCTCAATGCTCCGTGTCCTGCAATCCCTCGGGACATCTCATTCCATCTTTCTTTGATCTTTTGCTGGATCTCGAACCAGTGAGCCAATCAACTTGACTTCGCTAAGTCAAGCTTCATGACTACTCCAATACCACCTTAACGATTCTCGTCCTACAATCCCTTGAATATCTCATCTAAAATTCTTGGGACTCCATCAGACCTCTAAGCCATTAAACATGTTACCTTGGCCGTGCTAAATCATCATCATTCATACTCAACCTCGTCGAGTCACTATGTGAACTCCAAGTGCGTCTTGTTCAGTTCTTACATAATGCACACATTGCCTATTGCATTTGAGGTTTTTTTACAACACTGTCAACCCACATAAAgcatttgtttcttgtacatATAAGATTACACTAATACTGGATAAGCAACTAACTTATACAACTAAAAACCTTCCATGTAACTAATTACGTCGCTGCAGTATGTTTTATCTTCCGTATACAAACATCCACAGCGATCATCCTTTTAGGGGTACAAAAACCAGAGGGAACCATCAGAAAAACATTCCTTGGGTAAGACCCATGCCACTCAGTGATATCGGTAGCCGATGACTTAAATTTGAGGCAACTAGCACAGTCAGAATCATGTCTCTCCACGGTAAGCTTGTACGAGAATTCCAATTTGAGAGATTTAGGCCTGAAGCAAACCATAGAAAGCTTATTACCCAGACCTGCAAAACTGTCGTTGAGGAGGAGGAAAAGATGGCCATCCTCTCCATACAAGGCTCGAAATGGGTCTATCTCACGCGGTTCATGCAGTTCAACCttgaagacttggtcatattTAAATCTCACATATGGTGtatgttcattaataaagtgAGCAGACAGCATTTCTCTTGACCCATCAAAGTAACACTCACTGACAGGGCAGAAACATGGAGCGTAGCTGCATGCTTCTTCATGAGCATGTTTCTCTGTATAAGCCATGGTTCTGTTGCAGCCATATTTTTCGTAATTACAAGAGAATTTAATGGATTCTATCACCTTTTCAAGTATAAGACAGCGACTGTAACGAATTGTGTGAGAACATAAGTAGCATTTGTTTGAGAGCTTGGAGCAGCAAGAAGGACATGCAACATGGCCGTTTTGGCACTGAAAAAATTTGACAGATGGGCAAATAGCATCATATAATTGTAAAATCAACAGTTTAAAAACTAGATTAGGAACTACGACAGCAAATCATATATATCAAATAGTTAAAAAACAGCTGCTTCTTTCGATAGTAGAAGATGACAAATTTGGTGTGTGGTGGTATAAGAAACAAAAGTAGGATGTCTAAAAGCTAGAATATAGAAACTAACAATTTGAATAAACTCTTTAATACTAACTAGCATTTAAGAGAAAGAATACATAACAAGCAAGTAATCAACAACTCAATTGTGGCAATATACGCTGTAGTTGTTGGCTTAAATATGTCTTGGATAACTAGCTCGTTCATATTACAATGTGTTCATTAGGATATAAGGAAAATTTTA contains:
- the LOC122024235 gene encoding putative E3 ubiquitin-protein ligase SINA-like 6 translates to MARFSLEEGNAERRKRSRVGRWKEEACSKRGEDSELGEGDDQERTGIDEHEIGLEGAEDEASCHERGESSGDAGVCVRIDPDVLDCSICFEPLQPPIFQCQNGHVACPSCCSKLSNKCYLCSHTIRYSRCLILEKVIESIKFSCNYEKYGCNRTMAYTEKHAHEEACSYAPCFCPVSECYFDGSREMLSAHFINEHTPYVRFKYDQVFKVELHEPREIDPFRALYGEDGHLFLLLNDSFAGLGNKLSMVCFRPKSLKLEFSYKLTVERHDSDCASCLKFKSSATDITEWHGSYPRNVFLMVPSGFCTPKRMIAVDVCIRKIKHTAAT